GTGGAGGGCCCCAAAGGGAAGGACTTTGGAATAACGAACTCCACTGGCTTTGCACTCTTCAACCTTTCAAAGGTTGGCTATGGGACACTAATTGTGAAGGCTGAAAGCGCATCGTATCTTCCCGCCGAGACAATCATCACCACTGTCAGCCCTCCCTCACCAACGAAAACATCAACCACGACGCCCAAAACCTCAAACACGATGACAACTATTCCAACCACTACGACTACCCAGTATCCCCCAACCAGCTCAGAACCCTCCAAAAAGTCGGGAATTAGTACAGAGACGGCCTTAATTCTCGTAATATCAGGCATTCTGCTAGCTGCGACCTCTTACTTCGCGCTTGCAATGCCCACAGTCCACGAGGAGACCCTCGACAGGTACTACTTCGTAAAAGTCCGTGCACCGCGCCTTAGACCCCTAAAGGACTACAAACTCGAGAGGCCTGTGAAAGCGGTAGAGGTTCGGGTCACTAAGGGTAAAGCGACGCTGAATGACGACGGAATAACCTGGGAGCTTGACCTTGAACCCGGGGAGGAGGCCTATCTTCAGGCCATTCTGGGCTGAAATTTTCTTTTCCCTATTTTTGGCAGCAAAGCTTATTAAGAAATTCGAAAACATTTAGACGGACATCTAAAGGAGGCGATTGAGATGGTTGACATAGAGTTGCTCAAGAGGGTTGTTGAAGCCCCTGGCGTTTCTGGATTTGAGTTCCTCGGCATAAGGGACGTCGTAATAGAGGCACTGAAGGACTACGTGGACGAGATAAAGGTCGACAAGCTCGGCAACGTCATAGCCCACAAGAAGGGGAACGGGCCAAAGGTCATGGTAGCGGCCCATATGGACAAGATCGGCCTCATGGTAAACCACATTGACAATGAAGGCTACCTCCACGTCGTCCCGATAGGGGGAGTTGACCCGAGGACGCTCGTGGCCCAGAGGATAAGGTTCTTCACCGACAAGGGCGAGCGCTACGGTGTCGTCGGACACATCCCACCCCACCTCCAGAAGCCTGAGGACAGAAAGAAGGCCGCCGACTGGGACACCATAGTGGTTGATGTCGGTGCAGACAGCAAGGAAGAGGCAGAGGAAATGGGCTTCCGCGTTGGAACCGTCGGCGAGTTCGCACCAGCCTTCACCAAGCTCACCGAGAACAGGATAGCCACCCCCTACCTTGACGACCGCGTCTGCCTCTACGCCATGATCGAGGCTGCCAGGGCACTTGAGAACCACGAGGCGGACATATACTTCGTCGCATCAGTCCAGGAGGAGGTCGGGCTGAGGGGAGCGCGCGTCGCTAGCTACGCAATAGACCCGGAGATCGGCATAGCG
This sequence is a window from Thermococcus kodakarensis KOD1. Protein-coding genes within it:
- a CDS encoding lysyl aminopeptidase, producing the protein MVDIELLKRVVEAPGVSGFEFLGIRDVVIEALKDYVDEIKVDKLGNVIAHKKGNGPKVMVAAHMDKIGLMVNHIDNEGYLHVVPIGGVDPRTLVAQRIRFFTDKGERYGVVGHIPPHLQKPEDRKKAADWDTIVVDVGADSKEEAEEMGFRVGTVGEFAPAFTKLTENRIATPYLDDRVCLYAMIEAARALENHEADIYFVASVQEEVGLRGARVASYAIDPEIGIAMDVTFAKQVGDKGKIVPKLGGGPVMDEVGPNIHPKVRRFADEVAKKYDIPLQVEASPRPTGTDANIMQINREGVATAVLSIPIRYMHSQVETADLRDIDLTIKFAKHFLEELRPMDLTP